TCGGATTCTTCATTTGTGCTCTGCTCCCCACATGCCAAATGGCTATCCTCTTCATCAACAgacctctcctctctctctgagTTTGATTGGTGCTCAACAATTTCATGGTGAGGATCCGAGGCCATTGACAGCTTGCTCAGGCAGGAACCCTTGTGAGGATTGTTCTGGAAATTGGTGAGACAGAGCCGGCCATAGTCTTTGGCATTCTCCAACCCATCCTATAATCCAATCCAAATAAAATCGTTTATAGacataaaaatcagaaaagttaATGGGAAAAGGAGAGATTTACAAGAAGGAATCAATCATCTTGAGTATTATCAAACGGATGATGATCATCATCTTCAGACCAATCTATCAAAAGCAGAGCATGTATTTTCTCATGTACCAATTGATCAAAACTCTAACAGATTTCACAACCGTGAAACTATTTTTACACGAAATAAGATGAAGATTGATCATCTTCAAAACCAATCTATGCTATCATCAACTGTTATAtagagatcaacaaaatcagaaaatatccaATACTCATCTCATCAAATATCAAAAATCATCAGAATTCAATACCCTTGAGAGAAATTACCATTCTTTTAAGATCTTCACACAAACCTTTTAGGCCACACCTTGCATGATTCTCAATTCACATGATCCATATAACAATGTCAAACAGAGATAAGGCAAGAAACCATTTTTCTACGATCAAACAAAACCATTTTCTTTCAAGGAGTAAATACCTGGTTTCTTGGGGTGGACGCATTTGTAGGCATGTCAGAGAAGAAACTAGTCTTCTCTGATTTGGGAGAACAAGTCTTGGAGCTCAACGAGCTGATAGGGCTGGAGCCACTGCTACCAACAGGTGGTGGAGAGCCAGGTAAAGCCTCCATCAGAGGACTCATGCTCCAAGCTCCGGCGACACGCGGCGTCACCTTACTGGTCGGCTTTGCTGAGCCTCTGAAGGTCCTGGCAGACAAGGGTGGTCCATTATTGGTGGCTTTGGTGGTCTTGGGGCTATCAGACAAACTTGATCTCATTCTTGCTCCGGACATCATTGTTCTTGCGTTGTCTCACTCTCTATCTCTCCGTTCTTGAAAATGTGGGTTTGTTTTTATGGGTGGGAGgttggtttgagagagagagagagagagagagagagtgatgggGGGAAGAGGAGGAGTGTGGGAAGTGCCTCAGATTTTGATGCTTTAAAAAGTGACGGAAAGAATGGTGTTGGGGGAGAGACTGTAGGATGGTCAAATAGGCTGAGTGGCCCATTATGGAAGATTCATACATATTTGAGCCACACTATGTAGATTGTGCTTTTACTTTGTTGGATTTCACCTACCATTGTTATCGTCTCTCCTTCAATCTTCCCATGTGAAATTCAACGGTTTCATTGCTCTTGAATGATGAGATTTAATCCCACCAAACTAATTTCTTAATTTATCTTGTTTTCATGTAAAGATTCCGGATGTAAAGATGTTAAGGTCACAGAGTGGCTCGCGACAATTAAAATTGTATAAATAATTGATTTTAACAATTAAAGTTATAAGTTTTATTTtagtaaaaagaaaatagaatcaAAGTGACTTAAATGAAAACTACGTCATCTCTCCTATTTCATCCTATGAGCCT
This portion of the Rosa chinensis cultivar Old Blush chromosome 1, RchiOBHm-V2, whole genome shotgun sequence genome encodes:
- the LOC112175823 gene encoding uncharacterized protein LOC112175823, which encodes MMSGARMRSSLSDSPKTTKATNNGPPLSARTFRGSAKPTSKVTPRVAGAWSMSPLMEALPGSPPPVGSSGSSPISSLSSKTCSPKSEKTSFFSDMPTNASTPRNQDGLENAKDYGRLCLTNFQNNPHKGSCLSKLSMASDPHHEIVEHQSNSEREERSVDEEDSHLACGEQSTNEESDGGGSPIAGRDKLMERPKPYHEFLDEVKKQELQAEVEAWKKAEQMRLMTKLRREEAAIEEWEFKQTSKALKDIKKLEIKLEKQRAKAVENTWKTISLTKEEANRRKIRARQCTIGRISAVSENYQKSNSSTKSLIWNKLTVYCKSMYFKSVQGKVPTSSERQRSLK